The following coding sequences are from one Triticum aestivum cultivar Chinese Spring chromosome 5A, IWGSC CS RefSeq v2.1, whole genome shotgun sequence window:
- the LOC123103010 gene encoding IQ domain-containing protein IQM3 yields MEVETVMPPPAAGLDRVDSAAREPTHTESSLPSPAAGGGANGAATKVQKVYRSYRTRHKLADSAVVVEELWWEALDFARLNHSTVSFYDDPEPETAASRWNRVSLNASKVGQGLSKDAKALKLAFQHWIEAIDPRHRYGHNLHFYYDAWCQTQAGQPFFYWLDIGEGKDIELPECSRALLKKQCIRYLGPQEREYYEYIIKEGKSVHKISGEPLDTSQGSKGTKWIFVMSTAKKLYAGQKERGVFQHSSFLAGGATIAAGRFTAENGVIKSIWAYSGHYKPSAENLTNFMSFLEENGVDLKEVEVRSSTKEDYYEDPVPNIKENPAAAAMMASNTPQLKLPSNMVPEDKASGPSPQTEADEDNNVRVEQTRSAYQRTLSGGLQSHLDAVVSQDAILERVNSKSRSKSYQLGHRLSLKWSTGNGPRIGCVKDYPIELRMQALEMVQLSPRASTPPASWRVPS; encoded by the exons ATGGAGGTGGAGACTGTgatgcctcctccggcggccgGGCTGGACCGCGTGGACTCTGCCGCGCGGGAGCCGACTCACACGGAGTCCTCCTTGCCGTCGCCGGCGGCTGGAGGCGGCGCGAATGGCGCGGCGACCAAGGTGCAGAAGGTCTACCGGAGCTACCGGACCAGGCACAAGCTCGCCGACTCCGCCGTCGTCGTCGAGGAGCTCTG GTGGGAAGCGCTGGACTTCGCGCGGCTAAACCACAGCACCGTCTCCTTCTACGACGACCCGGAGCCGGAGACCGCCGCCTCGCGCTGGAACCGCGTCAGCCTCAATGCATCCAAG GTGGGTCAGGGTTTATCCAAGGATGCCAAGGCTCTTAAGCTGGCTTTCCAGCACTGGATCGAGGCT ATTGATCCAAGACATAGGTACGGGCACAACCTGCATTTCTACTATGATGCCTGGTGCCAAACCCAGGCTGGCCAGCCCTTCTTCTACTG GCTCGATATTGGTGAGGGAAAAGATATAGAGCTTCCAGAATGTTCAAGGGCTCTGCTGAAAAAGCAATGCATAAGATATCTTGGTCCA CAAGAGCGTGAGTACTATGAATACATCATTAAAGAGGGAAAGAGTGTCCACAAGATATCTGGAGAACCACTTGATACAAGCCAGGGCTCTAAAGGGACAAAATGGATTTTTGTTATGAGCACAGCAAAGAAACTTTATGCTGGGCAG AAAGAGAGAGGTGTATTCCAGCACTCCAGCTTTTTAGCAGGAGGTGCAACTATAGCTGCTGGAAGGTTTACGGCAGAAAATGGAGTTATCAAG TCCATCTGGGCCTATAGTGGACATTACAAGCCGAGTGCGGAGAACCTTACCAACTTCATGAGCTTTCTAGAAGAAAATGGAGTTGATCTGAAAGAAGTTGAG GTGCGCTCAtccaccaaggaagactactatgaAGATCCAGTGCCTAATATCAAAGAGAaccctgctgctgctgccatgaTGGCATCCAATACTCCACAGTTGAAACTGCCTTCCAACATGGTACCAGAAGACAAGGCATCTGGGCCATCTCCACAGACTGAAGCTGACGAGGACAATAATGTCCGTGTGGAGCAAACAAGGTCAGCCTACCAAAGAACCTTATCAGGTGGCCTGCAAAGTCATCTTGATGCGGTCGTCTCGCAGGATGCAATTCTTGAGAGGGTAAATTCCAAGAGCAGGTCAAAATCCTATCAGCTCGGCCACAGGCTATCCCTGAAATGGAGCACTGGAAATGGTCCAAGAATTGGGTGCGTGAAGGATTATCCGATAGAGCTCAGAATGCAAGCGCTAGAGATGGTACAACTCTCACCGAGGGCATCGACTCCTCCAGCCTCGTGGAGGGTGCCATCATGA